Proteins encoded in a region of the Elaeis guineensis isolate ETL-2024a chromosome 7, EG11, whole genome shotgun sequence genome:
- the LOC105061386 gene encoding probable fatty acyl-CoA reductase 4, which translates to MEAGGILERLKDKNLLVTGCTGFLAKIFVEKVLRVQPNVKKLFLLVRAIDTTSAMHRVQTEVIGKELFKILKEGHGNGFQSFIAEKLFPVAGDIIHENLGIRDSDLIEELRKKIDIVVNVAATTAFDERYDVALDINVIGAKHVLEFAKKCVKLEMLLHVSSAFVAGMKEGLILETAFRMGETLKENSYLDIEAELMLVEEKKRELRANRSVEDDETTAMKEMGMKRARFFGWPNTYVYTKALGEMLLGHLRGELPLVILRPTIITSIYKEPLPGWIEGSRTIDILIIGYAKGKLSCFFGEPELIADLVPGDMVANAMIVTMTAHLNQRSEFIYHISSGVSNPVTYATLEQCGFRYFLENPRVGKDGRTIKTKRLSIFRTMSGFQTYVTLRYRLPLEGLRLVNLAFCRLFDKRYKELRRKFDFMMHLVDLYSPYAFFKGCFDDINLERLRMTMMKDNVVATSLNFDPKSIDWKDYFYRVHIPGVLKYVCK; encoded by the exons ATGGAAGCTGGTGGAATTCTAGAGCGTTTGAAGGATAAGAACCTCCTGGTTACTGGGTGTACTGGCTTCTTAGCAAAGA TTTTTGTGGAGAAAGTGCTTAGGGTCCAACCCAATGTTAAGAAGCTCTTCCTACTAGTAAGAGCCATCGATACCACGTCCGCCATGCATCGTGTGCAGACTGAG GTGATAGGGAAGGAGTTATTTAAGATTTTGAAAGAAGGCCATGGAAATGGTTTTCAGTCATTTATTGCAGAGAAGCTGTTTCCTGTAGCAGGAGACATCATTCATGAGAACCTAGGGATAAGGGACTCTGATCTCATAGAAGAACTCCGGAAGAAAATTGACATCGTCGTCAATGTTGCCGCAACCACCGCCTTCGATGAGAG ATATGATGTGGCTTTGGATATCAACGTCATTGGAGCTAAGCATGTTTTGGAATTTGCAAAGAAATGTGTAAAACTTGAAATGCTCCTCCATGTTTCCTCTG CTTTTGTAGCTGGCATGAAAGAAGGACTAATATTAGAGACGGCATTCCGTATGGGTGAAACACTCAAGGAGAACTCCTACTTGGACATCGAAGCAGAGCTAATGTtagtagaagaaaaaaagagggaaCTCCGTGCCAACAGATCAGTGGAGGATGATGAAACTACAGCCATGAAGGAAATGGGCATGAAGAG GGCTAGGTTTTTTGGATGGCCAAACACCTATGTTTACACAAAGGCATTGGGGGAGATGTTGCTTGGGCACTTGAGAGGAGAATTGCCTCTTGTTATACTGCGCCCAACTATTATAACAAGCATTTACAAGGAACCACTGCCTGGTTGGATTGAAGGATCAAG GACCATTGATATCCTGATCATTGGTTATGCAAAGGGAAAGCTCTCATGCTTTTTTGGAGAACCTGAATTGATTGCGGACCTG GTCCCTGGAGACATGGTGGCGAATGCTATGATTGTGACCATGACAGCTCACCTAAATCAGCGATCAGAATTCATCTACCATATAAGCTCTGGGGTGAGCAATCCAGTCACATATGCCACTCTGGAGCAATGTGGGTTCCGTTACTTCCTCGAGAACCCTCGGGTAGGAAAAGATGGAAGAACCATAAAGACAAAGAGGCTTTCCATCTTCAGAACAATGTCCGGCTTCCAGACATACGTGACCCTCCGATACAGGCTGCCATTGGAA GGACTGCGCCTGGTTAATCTGGCATTCTGTCGGTTGTTTGACAAACGTTACAAGGAGCTACGCCGGAAGTTTGATTTTATGATGCATCTTGTTGATCTTTATTCTCCATACGCCTTCTTCAAGGGATG CTTCGACGACATCAACTTGGAAAGGCTAAGGATGACCATGATGAAGGACAATGTCGTGGCTACTTCGTTGAATTTCGATCCCAAGAGCATCGACTGGAAGGACTACTTCTATCGCGTTCACATCCCGGGTGTGCTAAAATATGTGTGCAAGTAA